In Denticeps clupeoides chromosome 1, fDenClu1.1, whole genome shotgun sequence, a single window of DNA contains:
- the clcn5b gene encoding H(+)/Cl(-) exchange transporter 5, which yields MDGAGFCNDHYSGGASDDDLVDIGGPHVDFADDVPPLDRDYYGSGYGSGSGEVGTSNGHMKLLDLLDEAVPGVGTYEDFNTIDWVREKSKDRDRHREITSKSKLSTWALLQSVSDAFSGWLLMLLVGLSSGALAGLIDITAHWMTDLKEGVCLSGFWFNHEHCCWTSNETTFQERDRCPEWKSWAELMVGTPEGASAYIINYLLYVCWALLFSLLAVFLVRAFAPYACGSGIPEIKTILSGFIIRGYLGKWTLLIKTITLVLAVSSGLSLGKEGPMVHVSCCCANILCHLFTKYRKNEAKRREVLSAAAAVGVSVAFGAPIGGVLFSLEEVSYYFPLKTLWRSFFAALVGAFTLRSINPFGNSRLVLFYVEFHAPWHLLELVPFVMLGIFGGLWGALFIRTNIAWCRRRKTTRLGRFPVVEVLLVTLATAVLAFPNEYTRMSGSELISELFNDCSLLDSSKLCDYAERDPAINGSESGNELPDRPAGSGLYTALWQLVLALIFKVVITIFTFGIKVPSGLFIPSMAVGAIAGRLLGVGMEQLAYYHPEWSMLKGWCTPGADCITPGLYAMVGATACLGGVTRMTVSLVVIMFELTGGLEYIVPLMAATMTSKWVADALGREGIYEAHIRLNGYPFLEAKEEYAHQTLAMDVMRPRRSDPALAVLTQDDMTVGQVEELVAATEYSGYPVVVSHDSLRLVGFVLRRDLLIFIENARKHQEGVVSASLVLFGDHPPPQPANGPPPVKLRSILDLCPFTVTDHTPMEIVVDIFRKMGLRQSLVTHNGRLLGIITKKDILKHMAQMANRDPDSILFN from the exons ATGGATGGCGCTGGCTTCTGCAATGACCACTACAGCGGCGGGGCCAGCGACGATGACCTGGTGGATATCGGTGGCCCCCATGTGGACTTCGCAGATGACGTCCCCCCTCTGGACCGCGACTATTACGGCTCAG GCTATGGCAGTGGGAGTGGGGAGGTGGGAACCTCTAATGGGCACATGAAGTTGCTGGACCTGCTGGATGAGGCTGTGCCAGGGGTGGGCACATACGAGGACTTCAACACAATCGACTGGGTCCGGGAGAAGTCCAAGGACCGTGACCGGCACAGAGAG ATCACCAGTAAAAGCAAACTGTCCACCTGGGCTCTGCTGCAGAGCGTCAGTGATGCCTTCTCTGGCTGGCTTCTGATGCTCCTTGTAGGCCTCTCCTCAG GTGCCCTGGCTGGACTGATTGATATCACAGCGCACTGGATGACAGATCTAAAAGAAGGGGTGTGTCTGAGCGGTTTCTGGTTCAACCATGAACACTGCTGCTGGACCTCCAATGAAACCACCTTCCAGGAGCGTGACCGCTGCCCAGAGTGGAAAAGTTGGGCAGAACTTATGGTGGGAACACCTGAG GGGGCATCAGCGTACATTATCAACTACCTGCTGTACGTCTGCTGGGCTCTGCTCTTCTCCTTACTGGCTGTCTTTCTGGTCCGAGCCTTCGCCCCCTATGCTTGTGGCTCTGGCATTCCTGAG ATTAAGACGATACTCAGTGGATTCATCATCCGGGGATACCTGGGAAAGTGGACGCTCTTGATCAAGACCATCACCCTGGTGCTGGCTGTGTCGTCCGGGCTGAGCCTGGGCAAAGAGGGCCCGATGGTACATGTATCATGTTGCTGTGCCAACATCCTGTGTCACCTCTTCACCAAATACAGGAAGAATGAAGCAAAGAGGCGAGAG GTTCTGTCGGCAGCAGCTGCGGTGGGCGTCTCTGTGGCATTTGGTGCCCCAATAGGTGGAGTGCTGTTCAGTTTGGAAGAG gtcAGCTACTACTTTCCTCTGAAGACCCTGTGGCGTTCATTCTTCGCAGCCCTTGTGGGGGCGTTCACTCTGCGCTCCATTAACCCCTTTGGCAACAGTCGTCTGGTGCTCTTCTATGTGGAGTTTCACGCGCCCTGGCACCTTCTAGAGCTGGTGCCCTTTGTAATGCTGGGCATATTCGGGGGCCTGTGGGGAGCCCTCTTCATTCGAACCAACATTGCCTGGTGCCGCCGGCGCAAAACCACCCGTCTGGGTCGCTTTCCTGTCGTGGAGGTGCTGCTGGTGACCCTTGCCACGGCCGTGCTGGCCTTCCCCAACGAATACACACGCATGAGTGGCAGCGAGCTCATCTCTGAGCTCTTCAACGACTGCAGCCTGTTGGACTCGTCTAAACTATGTGACTACGCTGAGAGGGATCCAGCGATCAATGGCAGCGAGAGTGGAAATGAGTTGCCAGACCGACCAGCCGGCAGTGGACTCTACACTGCACTTTGGCAGCTGGTCCTCGCACTGATCTTCAAAGTGGTCATCACCATCTTCACATTTGGCATAAAG GTACCATCAGGTCTGTTCATCCCCAGCATGGCAGTGGGTGCCATTGCTGGCCGCCTGCTTGGAGTGGGCATGGAACAGTTGGCATATTACCACCCTGAGTGGAGCATGCTGAAGGGCTGGTGCACCCCTGGGGCTGACTGCATCACTCCTGGCCTCTACGCAATGGTCGGAGCTACAGCCTGCTTAG GTGGAGTGACCCGTATGACTGTGTCTCTGGTGGTGATCATGTTCGAGCTGACGGGGGGGCTGGAGTACATTGTTCCACTTATGGCCGCTACTATGACCAGCAAGTGGGTGGCAGATGCTCTGGGTCGGGAGGGGATTTACGAAGCTCACATCCGGCTCAATGGCTACCCTTTCTTGGAGGCCAAGGAGGAGTACGCCCATCAGACCCTGGCTATGGATGTGATGCGTCCGCGTCGAAGTGACCCCGCACTGGCTGTGCTGACACAGGACGACATGACTGTCGGTCAAGTAGAGGAGCTGGTTGCAGCTACAGAATACAGCGGCTACCCTGTGGTGGTTTCTCATGACTCCCTGCGCCTGGTGGGCTTTGTGCTGCGAAGGGATCTCCTCATTTTCATAG AAAATGCCCGTAAGCACCAGGAGGGAGTGGTCAGTGCATCATTGGTTCTGTTTGGGGACCACCCGCCTCCACAGCCAGCAAACGGACCCCCGCCAGTCAAACTTCGATCCATCCTGGACCTCTGCCCATTCACTGTTACTGACCATACCCCCATGGAGATTGTAGTGGACATCTTTCGAAAGATGGGGCTCCGACAGTCTTTGGTCACACACAATGG CCGTTTGTTAGGAATCATCACTAAGAAGGACATTCTCAAGCACATGGCACAGATGGCCAACAGGGACCCAGACTCCATACTCTTCAACTGA